The Halobacterium litoreum genome includes a region encoding these proteins:
- the acs gene encoding acetate--CoA ligase: protein MVGEERVPSDGERVEPPASFVAQANVSDGCVRAEFADNWPGAWERAADLLDWETEYDTVLGGDGPPFRWFEGGELNASYNCVDRHLDERKNQVALTWEGRLGESRTYSYLELYREVNEFAAALRELGVEEDDVVTLYLPVVPELPIAMLACARIGAPHSVVFAGFSADALATRMEAADSEYLVTCDGYYRRGAPVHQKNKADNAAIAVDGDVEATVVVDRLGDDTPLAENEYDYCELVTAHRGETVEPVPRDASDQLFLIYTSGTTGEPTGVRHTTGGYLSYAAWTSHAVLDIEPADTHWCSADIGWITGHTYTVYGPLALGTTTMLYEGTPDHPEKDRVWELIERNAVDVFYTAPTAIRAFMKWGEEHPERHDLSSLRLLGTVGEPINPRAWKWYHEHIGNGECPIVDTWWQTETGGTMVTTLPGVDDMKPGAAGPPLPGVGAAVVDARGNPVEPGETGYLVLTEPWPGMPVSMAENEGWFAERSSVRPSLDGYDWAYFTEDGATVDEDGYVTLLGRVDDVINVSGHRFGTMEIESVLADVAGVAEAAVVSGPHDLKGEAVYAYVSAAEGADADELRAQVTDAVEAAIGPIAVPDAVVFTPELPKTRSGKVMRRLLEAVTHGDDLGDTSALRNPEVVGEIESSLDRSS from the coding sequence ATGGTTGGCGAGGAGCGGGTGCCGAGCGACGGCGAGCGCGTCGAGCCGCCGGCGTCGTTCGTGGCGCAGGCGAACGTGAGCGATGGGTGCGTCCGGGCCGAGTTCGCGGATAACTGGCCGGGGGCGTGGGAGCGCGCCGCCGACCTGCTGGACTGGGAGACGGAGTACGACACCGTGTTGGGCGGCGACGGGCCGCCGTTCCGGTGGTTCGAGGGCGGCGAACTGAACGCGAGTTACAACTGCGTGGACCGCCACCTCGACGAGCGGAAGAATCAGGTGGCGTTGACGTGGGAGGGCCGCCTCGGGGAGTCGCGGACGTACTCGTATCTGGAGCTGTACCGGGAGGTCAACGAGTTCGCGGCGGCGCTGCGGGAGTTGGGCGTCGAGGAGGACGACGTCGTCACACTCTATCTGCCCGTCGTGCCGGAGTTGCCGATTGCAATGCTGGCGTGTGCGCGCATCGGCGCGCCCCACTCCGTGGTGTTCGCGGGGTTCTCCGCGGACGCGCTCGCGACGCGCATGGAGGCGGCGGACTCCGAGTATCTCGTGACCTGCGACGGCTACTATCGGCGCGGGGCGCCCGTCCACCAGAAGAACAAGGCGGACAACGCGGCCATCGCGGTGGACGGCGACGTGGAGGCGACCGTCGTCGTGGACCGCCTCGGGGACGACACGCCGCTGGCCGAGAACGAGTACGACTACTGCGAGTTGGTGACGGCCCACAGGGGCGAGACGGTCGAGCCGGTGCCGCGGGACGCGAGCGACCAGTTGTTCCTCATCTACACGTCGGGGACGACGGGCGAGCCGACCGGCGTGCGGCACACGACGGGCGGGTATTTGTCGTACGCGGCGTGGACGAGTCACGCCGTCCTCGACATCGAGCCCGCGGACACGCACTGGTGTTCGGCGGACATCGGCTGGATTACGGGGCACACGTACACGGTGTACGGGCCGCTCGCGCTCGGGACGACGACGATGCTGTACGAGGGGACGCCGGACCACCCGGAGAAAGACCGCGTGTGGGAACTCATCGAGCGGAACGCCGTGGACGTGTTCTACACGGCGCCGACCGCCATCCGGGCGTTCATGAAGTGGGGGGAGGAGCATCCGGAGCGACACGACCTCTCTTCGCTGCGCCTGCTCGGTACGGTTGGCGAACCCATCAATCCGCGGGCGTGGAAGTGGTACCACGAGCACATCGGGAACGGCGAGTGCCCCATCGTGGACACGTGGTGGCAGACCGAGACCGGCGGGACGATGGTGACGACGCTCCCCGGCGTGGACGACATGAAGCCGGGCGCGGCGGGGCCGCCGTTGCCGGGCGTCGGCGCGGCGGTCGTGGACGCGCGCGGGAATCCGGTGGAACCGGGCGAGACCGGCTACCTCGTGTTGACCGAGCCGTGGCCGGGGATGCCGGTGTCGATGGCGGAGAACGAGGGATGGTTCGCGGAGCGCAGTTCCGTGCGGCCGTCCCTGGACGGCTACGACTGGGCGTACTTCACTGAGGACGGCGCGACGGTCGACGAGGACGGCTACGTCACGCTGCTCGGGCGCGTGGACGACGTCATCAACGTCTCCGGCCACCGGTTCGGGACGATGGAGATAGAGAGCGTGCTCGCCGACGTGGCGGGCGTCGCGGAGGCCGCGGTCGTCAGCGGCCCCCACGACTTGAAGGGCGAAGCCGTCTACGCGTACGTCAGCGCCGCCGAGGGCGCCGACGCCGACGAACTCAGAGCGCAGGTGACGGACGCCGTGGAGGCGGCCATCGGCCCCATCGCCGTCCCGGACGCGGTCGTGTTCACGCCCGAGTTGCCGAAGACGCGCTCCGGGAAGGTGATGCGTCGCCTGCTGGAGGCGGTGACCCACGGCGACGACCTCGGGGACACGAGCGCGCTCCGGAACCCCGAGGTCGTCGGCGAAATCGAGTCCTCGCTCGACCGGTCGTCCTGA
- a CDS encoding tyrosine-type recombinase/integrase → MSRDRRPEPSEMEIRDAIRRYLRRRKPDATDKSIEGWRYRLKLFAEWCEGVDIFRVGQLQAYDLDEYYELRSAEIAPVTLEGEMWTLSMFLEFLEDIDAVDDGLSDAVRIPDLDPSERSSDTKLATDDALALLNYYRNSDQYGSRGHAFLELAWITGARQSGLRALDMRDVHLDDEPWVDFRHRPDTDTGLKNKLAGERPVALPEEVADVLRTYLQVYRHDVHDDHGRQPFLASRSGRPRENTLRNWSYLATQPCLHSECPHGKDREGCEWTNYHESSKCPSSRAPHHVRTGAITWMLNRGWPPEDVAERVNATVDTIETHYDKADLDERRRRLRQRMEQRRRPLLDDLDITEDTNED, encoded by the coding sequence GTGAGCCGCGACCGGCGGCCGGAGCCGTCCGAGATGGAGATTCGCGATGCCATCCGCCGATACCTCCGGCGTCGAAAGCCCGATGCCACCGACAAGAGCATCGAGGGCTGGCGGTACCGGCTAAAACTCTTCGCGGAGTGGTGCGAGGGCGTCGACATCTTCCGTGTCGGCCAACTCCAGGCCTACGACCTCGACGAGTACTACGAACTCCGCTCCGCGGAAATCGCGCCCGTCACCTTGGAGGGCGAGATGTGGACGCTCTCGATGTTCCTGGAGTTCCTCGAAGACATCGACGCCGTCGACGACGGCCTCTCTGACGCCGTCCGCATTCCCGACCTCGACCCGAGCGAACGTAGCTCGGACACGAAGCTCGCCACCGACGACGCGCTGGCGCTCCTGAACTACTACCGGAACAGCGACCAGTACGGAAGTCGCGGCCACGCCTTCCTCGAACTCGCGTGGATAACTGGTGCTCGTCAGAGCGGACTCCGCGCACTCGACATGCGGGACGTTCATCTCGACGACGAGCCGTGGGTCGACTTCCGCCACCGACCGGACACCGACACCGGTCTGAAGAACAAGCTCGCGGGCGAGCGTCCGGTTGCGCTTCCCGAGGAGGTTGCCGACGTCCTTCGGACGTACCTCCAGGTGTACCGCCACGACGTTCACGATGATCACGGTCGCCAGCCGTTCCTCGCGTCCCGAAGTGGCCGCCCGCGAGAGAACACGCTCCGGAACTGGAGTTACCTCGCCACGCAGCCGTGCCTTCACTCCGAGTGTCCGCACGGGAAGGACCGCGAGGGATGCGAGTGGACGAACTACCACGAAAGTTCGAAGTGCCCGTCGAGTCGCGCGCCCCACCACGTCCGGACGGGCGCTATTACGTGGATGCTGAACCGCGGGTGGCCGCCTGAGGACGTGGCCGAGCGCGTGAACGCGACTGTGGACACCATTGAGACACACTACGACAAGGCTGACCTCGACGAGCGGCGTCGGCGGCTCCGCCAGCGGATGGAGCAGCGCCGCCGCCCACTTCTCGACGACCTCGACATCACGGAGGACACCAATGAAGACTAA
- a CDS encoding J domain-containing protein → MTGLDWPTGFERTEPVNRERTTKFQASIASTTSAIETEMGRLDPSNWKVSTGSGGAHTKRSGLPKHSANPSDPGVVLRWTKDGEQFAVACDAYAKLRDNLRSVYLWVHETRMRSQRPVETGESEFAAARLPPADEDSEAVVAAAEPAHEVLEVAPDADDGVVKAAYREKLKDAHPDQGGSSAEVHRIRNAKEAMLDE, encoded by the coding sequence TGACCGGGCTCGACTGGCCGACCGGCTTCGAGCGTACGGAGCCCGTAAACCGGGAGCGCACGACGAAGTTCCAGGCGTCGATCGCGTCGACGACGAGCGCCATCGAGACGGAGATGGGTCGCCTCGACCCGAGCAACTGGAAGGTCTCGACCGGCAGCGGTGGGGCGCACACGAAGCGGAGCGGGCTTCCGAAGCACTCCGCGAACCCGAGCGACCCCGGCGTCGTGCTCCGGTGGACGAAGGACGGCGAGCAGTTCGCCGTCGCCTGCGACGCCTACGCGAAGCTTCGGGACAACCTCCGGTCGGTCTACCTCTGGGTTCACGAGACCCGGATGCGGAGCCAGCGTCCCGTCGAGACCGGCGAGAGCGAGTTCGCCGCCGCACGCCTCCCGCCAGCCGACGAAGACAGTGAGGCGGTCGTCGCGGCCGCTGAGCCCGCCCACGAAGTCCTCGAAGTCGCTCCCGACGCCGACGACGGCGTCGTCAAGGCGGCGTACCGAGAGAAGCTGAAGGACGCCCACCCAGACCAGGGCGGGAGTAGCGCCGAGGTACACCGAATCCGGAACGCGAAGGAGGCGATGCTCGATGAGTAA